The window TGTGGAGAAGCCGGCCACGACGACAGGTGAGGCGGGTGCCGGCCGGATCTCCGCCTCCGGGTCGGCGGCCCGGATCGCGTCGGCGATCAGGTCCCGGCGACGCAGGCACTCCTGGATCGCCGCGGTGAAACCGGCGTGGCCGAGGCCGAAGACGGTGGCCCACAGGGCGGCGGCCGCGGCGCCGGGGCGGGACCCGGTCAGGGTCGAGTCGACGATCCCGGTGACCGGGCTCGCCTCGGTGACGTGCCCCAGCAGGCCCTTGCGTACGAGCAGCACCCCGCACGAGTACGGCAGCAGCCCCGACTTGTGCGGGTCCAGGGCCATCGCGTGCACGCCGACGTTGCGGAAGTCGAAGGCCAGCGCGGGATCGCTGAACGGGAAGATGAAGCCGCCGTGGGCCGCGTCGACGTAGCAGAAGAACCGCACCTGGTCGGCGAGCTGCACCGCGCGGCGCCGCAGCAGCGCGGCCAGCTGATCGACCGGGTCGCACAGGCCGCTGTTGTAGTAGCCGGCCGTCAGCGCCACGATGATGCCGGTCGCGCCGGCGGCGACCGCCGCCTCGACGGCCTGCGCCAGCTGCTCCGGCTCGATGACCCAGCTCGGGCCGGGTGCGATCGTGCGCAGGTCGAGGCCGAGGACCTCGGCGGCCTTCGTGACGGAGTGGTGGGCGAACTCGCTGGTGATGAGGGTGACCCGCGACGCCGCGTCGGCCCGGACGGCATTGCGCCCGATGCGCAGTCCCTGGAGCACCGCCTCGGTCGCGCCCGAGGTGATGTGGCCGTCGGCCGAGTCGGCGTGCAGCAGGCCGGCGAGGCCCAGCAGAGCTTCTCGTTCGAGCCGCCGGGTGCCGGCGCGCCCGGCGCCGAAGGGGGTGTGTACTCCGACGTTGTTGCTGTTGAGCGCCAGGAACCGGGTCCAGGCGGAGAGGGCCACCTCGTGCGGGGCCGACATGGCGAAGCCGAGCCGGGTCACCGTGGGATCGTCCCAACCGGTCGTCTCCGCGTACGCGCGGTCGAGGCCGGCGGTCAGCTCGCTCGGGCTCAGCCCGGCGGCCGGGAACGTGTCGCTGACCGTCCAGCCGTTCTCCAGGTCACCCACCGGTACCGTCCTTGCCGTGCCGGGCGGCCGGCGTTCGGCCGAGCCGGACCTGCAGTCGCTGGGGTGTCAGCGGGTGCCGCGGCTGTTCTCCCGCCAGCACGCGCAGGATGTCGTCGGCGACGATGTCGGCGACCGCGATGTTGGCGTCCCTGGTTCGTCCCGCGATGTGCGGCAGGTGGACCACGTTGTGCCTGCCGATCAGGGGATCGCCCTCCGGCAGCGGTTCGACGTCGTACACGTCCGCGGCCCAGGCCAGTTCGTCGGCGAGCACCCGCTCCCGCAGCGCCGCGGCATCGATCGCGGCCGCCCGGGTGATGGTCACGACGAGCGCGCCCCGCCGCAGGGCGAAGACGTGGTCGCGGTCGACCACGCCGGTGACGCTGGGGGTGTCCGGTGCCGCGACGACGAGGATCTCGGAGTCCCGCACCAGCCGGCCGAGGTCCACCGACTCCGCCGAGACCTCGGCGAAGCGCTCCGGGGAGCGGTACGGGTCGTACGCCAGCACGGTCGCGCCGAGCATGGCGCACCAGCTGGCGATGCGCCCGCCGATCTCGCCGACCCCGATGATGCCGACGGTCTTGCCCGCCACGGTGCCGTTGGCGAAGCGCGGATCGTCGCAGAACTGCACGTACGGGTAGTCCCAGGGGCGGAAGCCGGTGATGACCTCGTGGTGCCACTGCGGGATGCGACGCAGCCCGCACAGGATCAGGCTCAGTCCGCACTCGGCGACCGACTGGCCCCAGCCGGGAGTTCCCTCGACGAACGGGATGCCCGCGTCCCACAACGCGTCCATGGCCTCGATCCCGCAGGTGTCGGTTTCGCTGGCCACCACCTTCAGCCGGGTCGCGGCGGCGATCATGTCGTGGGTGAGGTCGCCGCCGAACAGGGCGACGGCGTCGATGTCGGCCCAGTCGGCGGCGGCCAGATCGCTTTCGCGTACGTCGAGGTAGCGGATGTCGCAGGTCGGGGACAGGCGTTCTTCCAGCCGCTCGCGCAGGAACGCCCAGAATTCCGAGAGCAGACCGTCGTCGGTCAGCAGCACGACGGGTCGGCGGGAGGTGAGGTCGTTCATGCCCTGGCTCAAGATTCCTCGCTGTCACGTGTGCCGCGATGGCCCTGCTCGATGGTCCGGAACCACAGGCTGCTGCCGGGGGCGACGATCGCGTCGACCGCCTGACGGGCCTGTGCGTCGACGGTGGTCTCCGTCGCCCTGAGCGCGAGCGTGAGTTGGTCGAGGGTCCGGGGACCGATGATGGTGCTGGTCACGTCGCTGCTGCCGGACAGCCACGAGTGGGCGAACTCGGGCAGCGACTGCTCGTGCTCGGCGGCGAGCTCCAGCAGCGCGGCCAGGGCCCGCTGGACCGGCTCCCAGACCGTGCCGCGCGGTGACCACCATTCGGTGAAGCGGGCGTCGGCGGGCGGTTCCCCGAGGAACCGTTCGCTGAGGTAACCCATCGCCAGCGGGCTGTAGGCGACGAAGCCGACGCCGTACTCGCGGCAGATGGGGAGGATGTCCCGCTCCACCTCGCGTTCGAGCAGGTTGTAGGGCGACTGCTCGGCGATCGGGCCGGGCGCGCCGAGCGAGCCGCGTGCCAGCACGGCCATCTCGACCAGACGCCAGGTCGGCACCACGCCGAGACCGGGCTGCTCGGCCATCTCCTCCGGGCTCGGCATCGTGGACGTGCCGATGTAGCGGATCTTCCCCTCCCGCACGAGGTCCGCCAGGGCGCCGAGGGTCTCCTCGACGGGCGTCCGTAGGTCGTGCCGGTGCAGGTGGAAGATGTCGATGTGGTCGACGCCCAGGCGGCGCAGGGACCGCTCGCACTCACGCTTGACGGCGTACGCGGAGTTGCCCCAGTCGTTGGGCCCCGGTCCGACCTCGTTGTAGCACTTGGTGGCGATCAGGACGTCGTCGCGGCGGTGACGGATGGCCTTGCCGAGGATCTGTTCGCTGCGGCCGTCCTGGTAGGCGTTGGCGGTGTCGACGAGGTTGACGCCGGCGTCGAGAGCCGTGTGGATGATCTCCTCTGCCGCGGCCTCGTCGGTCGGGCCGCCGAAGTTGAAGGTACCCAGAGTGACCGTGGATACACGCAAACCACTGCGGCCCAGTTGATGGAACTCCATCCACGCCCCCTGCTGTCTCCACCGAACCCAGCGGCCATTGTGCCGCTGACGGTTATAGTGATCAAGATCGGAGCGAGAGTCCACTAATCAGCTGAACGATCGCCGGGCAGCAGTTGAGCGCTGGTCAACCTCCTTGCCGGCCCGGGCCCCACGCCAGCGCCCCACCCAGCAGCGGAACGCGCCCCGTCGGCGGCGACGCCCTTGCCCGCGTCCGGCCGACAGGCAGGTGGAACGCTTCCTGGAGACCGTTAAGCTTTGCCGCCCGTCCAGGGGCGAGCTTCACGCAGAGTGATCTCGTGGCCACTGCGGACGGATGTCGAGTCAGCGCCGTGCAATGCCGGGGCACCGTCGAGAAGGAGGCCGAATGGCCGAGTTGTCAGCCGAATCGGAGTTGTTGCTCCTGCTCAGCAGGCAGCAGGTGACGGACACGCAGATGGCTCGTGTGCGCACGATCATCAGTCAGGACGAGCCGCGCCTGGACTGGGGGCATTTCGCCGTCCAGGCCGCCAGGCACCGCGTCGCCCCCCTCGTGGGCTGGCATCTCTGGCGCCTGTTGACCACCGAGAGGGTCGCGGGCATCGACTCTCCCGTCGTGCTGCTCCTGTACTCCGCCTACCGGGACACGCAACGTGCCAACGAGCTCATGCTGGCTGAGGTCCAGGCGATCAGCGACGCCGCGGCGGACCAGGGCATCACGGTGCTCATGCGCAAGGGCGGCCATCTGGCCTTCGCGGTCTACCAGGAGCCCGGGACGCGACCGATGGGTGACCTGGACGTCCTCGTCACCAGGGAGGAGGCGCCCACCCTGGTCAAGGCGCTCGAGGGACTCGGTTATGTGGAAGGCAACCCGACACGCGTCGACATCGTCCCGCTGAGCAAGCGGGAGCGGGCCTTCTGGCGTCTGTACGGCAGCGACCTGCCCAAGATGAACAAGTTCGGCGAGTTCCACCGGCCGATCGTCAGCATCGACATCAACGTCTCGCTGGCGCTGCCCGGCAAGGGTTACGACGTTCCGGTCGGTGCCGTCCTGGCGCACGCCGGCCGCCACCGGTACGGGGACGCCTCGTTCCTCGTGCCGTCCCCCGAGGACGCGGTCATCGACCTCGCCGCCCACATCTACAAGACCTCGACGACCCTCAGGTTCATGAACCGCGGCAAGCACCGGCAGCTGCTCAAGTACGTCGACATCGCCGAGGTCGTACGCCGTGCCGGCCCGGACCTCTCGTGGGACCTGTTGCTCGAGCGGGTGGACGAGTACGCGGTGGCCGGCCCCGTCTTCTACGGGCTCGCGCACCTGCGGATGCTCTTCCCGGACGCCGTCCCCGCGGACGCCCTGACCGCGCTGCGGCAACGGTGCCCGGAGCCGGAGCGCCTGCTCAACGAGTACGGCCAGTGGGACCTGCCGGAGCCGCGCGCCTGGCAGCAGGACTTCCTCACCCGGTTCTTCGACCCGGACGCCGACCGCGACCTGCCCGCCTCGAAGTCACTCGTGTGACGACAGGAGGCGCTTGGGCGATGCCGCCCGAGCGCCTCCTGCCTCGCGAGTGACGCGAGGACCGCTCTACCGTTCGGTCTTCCCGGACAGCACCGGCGTGCCCACGCGCCAGGAGCGGAGCATGCGCAGGAACATCAGCCACGGGCCGGTGGCGCTGACGAAGGGCGCGGCGACGAACGTCGCCACGAGCGTCAGCCGTGGACGTCTCCCGGTCAACCAGCTGACGGAGCGGTCCTGGCGGTCGATCCCGCCCAGTCGCGGCAGCAGCGCCAGCAGCAGGACGGCCGTGACGGGATACGCCACCAGGCCGGTGCCGACGGCGAGCACGGTCCACCAGCCACCCCCCAGCGCCGTGATCACCAGCCCGGCGGGGATGAGCAGCACCCCGGCGAACCAGATGCCGATGTCGAACAGCTCTTTCGCCACCAGCAACCATTTGCCCGGCAGGCTGACCGGCGACGGGTAGGGGCGTACGTGGTCCAGTTCCCGGGCGACCCCCAGGCTGCCGTAGCAGACATTGGCCCACCCGTTCATCATCGACCTGGTCTGGTAGTAGGGCTCGGTCAGGTTGAAGCTCGGCACCAACGCCTGCTCGACGCCGAGCAGCGAGGCGCGGTGCCCGACCGGCTCCTGCATCTCCGGGAACGGGCCGAGCTCGCGCCACGCGCCGAGATGGACGAACGTCCCCGAGCCGATCGCGTAGATCATCGGGCGGAACGGCGCGGCGAGCAGTCGCACCAGGCGCGGGCTGCGGCGCAACAGGTCGTTCTGGAGTATCCGCCCGACCTCGACGGCCAGGCCACGCCGCAGCCAGTACAGCACCTGTCCGCGCATCAGGGCGCCGTCGGCACCGGGGGCGAAGGGAGCCCGGAACCGCAGCGGCAGCTGCACCTGGTGCAGCAGCGCCGGAGGGCGGCGGCCCGCGGCGACCGCCCCACGTACCAGGTCTCCCACCGCCACGAAGGTCTCCCCGTGGGCCACCGCGTCGAAGTCGTAGACGGCCAGGTAGACGCTGTCCGGGTCGACGCCCGGCAACAGCTCGGGTAGCAGCTCCACCGCGTAGTTGAGCTGGGAACCCTTGCGCCCGTCGGTGTGGGGGAAGTGGACGTGGCACGAGCGGTGCGTACCGGGCCTGCCGTTCAACTCGGCGGTGATCTGCCGGCACAGCTCCTCGGTGGTGGGCGTCGCGTCGAAGGCGCGGCGCAGCACGCCGGGCCACTCGTCCGGCGACGTCCGCTCCAGCTCGTCGAGGGTCGCGGCGATCACCGACGGCGCGAGCACCTTCTCCAGTGCCCGCTCCCGGCCGCCACGCCTGGCCAGACCGTGTAGTTCGGTGACCACGGCGGGCAGGGCCGCCTCCTGGGCGGCACGTTCGGCCGTCTCGCGTTCGCTCGTGATGGCGACCGATATCAACGTCCCGGGATAGCGCGCGGTGGCGAACGATTCCAGCGTCTCGCGCACCAGCCGCTGCTCGCGCAGGGCCGGCAGCATGACCACGATGACGGGAAGGTCCGCGGGGGCCGTGGCCGGCGCCGCAGGGCGGTCGCGGACCGCCCGTGCCGCCACGATGATCCAAACGAGTACCCAGACCGCGTGCGCGGCGAACAGGATCGCCACGACGCGGCCCAGCACGGTGATCGTCTGCAAGATGGTGCCTACTCTTTGTCGTCGGTGGTCGGACCGGTGGACCCGAGCGGGCGCCGATCGCGGAAGTAGGGCACGATCCGGTTCTCGAACATCGCCAGCGCGGAACCGATCGCCATGTGCATGTCCAGGTACTGGTAGGTGCCGAGCCGTCCGCCGAAGAGCACGTTGCGCTCGGCGGTCTCCTGCCGGGCCAACATCCGGTACGTCCGCAGCGCGTCCCGGTCCCCGGCCGTGTTGATCGGGTAGTACGGCTCGTCCTGGTCGCCGGCGGAGCGCGAGTACTCCCGGACCAGCACCGTACGGTCGCCGCGGTACGACCGTTCCGGGTGCATGTGGCGGTACTCCACGTTCCGGGTGAACGGCACCGACTCCTCGGCGTAGTTGATCGTCGTGGTCCCCTGGTAGTCGCGGACCGGCGCCACTTCCCGCTCGAAGTCGAGCGTGCGCCAGCCGAGCCGACCCCCGCTGTAGCGGAAGTAGCGGTCCAGCGGACCGGTGTAGACGACCGGCGTCCCGTCCGGAATGGCGTCGGCCAGCTCGAAGAAGTCCGTGTTCAGGCGCAGGTCGATGCGCGGGTCGGCCGCCATCCGCGACAGCCAGGCGGTGTACCCGTCGACCGGAAGGCCTTCGTACGTGTCGTTGAAGTACCGGTTGTTGAAGTCGAACCGCACCGGCAGCCGGGCGATGACGGACCCGGGAAGTTCCTTCGGGTCTGTCTGCCACTGCTTGGCCGTGTATCCCCGGAAGAACGCGTCGTAGAGGGGCCTTCCCACCAGTGAGATGCCCTTTTCCTCGTGGCTCGGATCAGGGGGGAGTTGACCGATCTCGGCCGCCTGGTCGGCAATCAGTGCCCGTGCCTCGTCCGGGGTGAGGTAGCGGCCGAAGAATTGGCAGATCGTCGCGAGGTTGACCGGCAGGGGATACACCTGCCCCTGATAGAGGGTAAAAGCCTTGTGCCGGTATCCGGTGAACTCGGTGAAACGGTTGACGTAGGCCCAGATTCGCTCGTTCGAGGTGTGGAAGATATGGGGGCCATATCTGTGCACCTCGATTCCGGTGTCCGGGTCGACCTCCGAGTAGGCGTTGCCACCGTGATGGTCGCGCCGTTCCAGGACCAGCACCCGCTTGTCCAACTCGGCGGCGGTCCGCTCAGCGATCGTCAATCCGAACAGGCCGGATCCGACGACCACCAGGTCGTAGCCTTCGAATGTCATGTCACTGCCTCTCCGAGTAGCCAGGCCGCCGACCGGCGCTCGTCGCTGAGGCGCTGCTTCCATTCGGCCACTGCCTGCGGCTCCTTCTCGGCGAAGAGGGCGACGTAGGAAAGAGCCGTGATGATTTTGTGCAGGTGCAGCCCGGCTTCGACGTCACGTGGCGGGGTCGGGTGGGTCCGGTGCGCCGCATAGGCGGTGTGGAACGCCGCCCGTTCGGTGTCGTCCGCGAAGCACCACCAGTCGAGCTTCACGAAGTCCTCCACCGGGTCACCGGGCCGGGCGAAGTCCATGTCCAGCAGCCATACGTCGCCGGATCTGTCGACCAGCACGTTGGGTAGGTGCACATCGAGGTGGGTCAGCCGCGGAGACATCGACGGCAGCACCTCGGTGACCAGTTCCAGCAGTTTGGCGACGAGCCGATCAAGATCGCTGGGGGTAAATATCTCCAACCTGGCTGCCCGGGCGGCGTAGCGGCGGATCTTGACTGCGACCGTGTCGTGGATGCTGGTCGGCCCCTCCACGGTGTAGGGGATGTCGTGCAGCCGGGCCAGCACCGCGCCCAGCCGTTCGAGCACCCGCCGCCGCTCCCGCCCGTCCCGGGCGGCGAAGTGGTCCTCGGCATCGGTGCCGTCGATCCACTCCTGGACGAGGAAGGCGTGCCCGTCACCGTCCGATCCCGAACCCAGCAGGCGCGGCACCGGCACGCCGTGCGCCAGCGCGGTCTCGGTGGCCCTGCGGGCTCCCAGGAAGTCGTCCGCTGCCCGGGAGTCTTCGTTGATCTTGACCAGGTAGTCGCCGTCGGTGGTGTGTACCCGCCATCCGGTGCTGAAGATGCCCTTCGTGACCGGTGTCGCCCCCAGCGGGGCCGCCTGCGGCACCACCGAGGTCAGGATGTCGATGGCCGCGTCAGCTTGCATCGGAGCCTCCGGGGGAGTGGACGCCGTCGTACAGGTCGGTCAGCTCGGTCAGGCAGCGGTGCGCCAGCGCGGCCGAGGCGGCGCCCGGCCTGCTGCTCGCGCTCATCAGGCGGCTGAACAGGTGTAGCCGCAGGTAGAGGTCGACGGTGGGCGACCGTGGGTCGAGGCCGACCCATTCCGCCCACCGCGCCGGCGGCAGGCGCCACTCCCAGGCCAGCCTGACCAGATCCAGGTCGGGGTCGCCGAAGGTCGCCAGCTCCCAGTCGACGAGAACCGGGCCGTGTTCGGTCAGGATGACGTTGCCGGGGTTCGGGTCGCTGTGCAGCAGGTGGGGGCGGGTGTCTTCGAGCACGTCGAGCGCGTGGTGCAGGGTCCGGCACTGCCGCGCCTGCGCGGTGAGACCCAACGTCGCCAGTGTCTCGGCGTACGAGTCGAGCCGGCCCGCCAGGAACCCGGCCCAGCTCGGTTGGTCGGGCGCGTGCAGCCGACCGAAGGCGGGTCCGGTGATCGTGTGCGCGGCCCGCAACGCGGCGACCGACGCCCGCACGTCGAGGGCGCTGGCGGGGTTCGGTGCGCTGCCCCGCACGTACCGGATGAGGGCCGCGCTGTGCCGCCCGAACGTCGCGCTGCCGATGACCGCGGGTACCGGCGCGCGTCCGCGCAGCGACTCGAGCGCCGTCACCTCGGTGTCGCGGCGCCAGGCAGCGGTGTAGAGCTTGAGCACGGCGAGGGGGCGCACCACCAGCACCCGGTTGGTCTCCCGCTCGGTCACGACCGCCGCTCCGGTCCGGTGCCCGGTGCCCCACATCCTGGCGACCCTGCCGGCGACCGGGCGGGGTGGCGGTGCGCGGCGACAGTGGCCGGCAGCTTCAATTTCCGTGGCATTGCCCCGCCCGTACTAATTGGTTTGCTGGTGTCTCTCAAGTGTTTTGTCGAGCAAGGACGGACGGCATTTCT is drawn from Micromonospora sp. NBC_01740 and contains these coding sequences:
- a CDS encoding nucleotidyltransferase domain-containing protein, with amino-acid sequence MAELSAESELLLLLSRQQVTDTQMARVRTIISQDEPRLDWGHFAVQAARHRVAPLVGWHLWRLLTTERVAGIDSPVVLLLYSAYRDTQRANELMLAEVQAISDAAADQGITVLMRKGGHLAFAVYQEPGTRPMGDLDVLVTREEAPTLVKALEGLGYVEGNPTRVDIVPLSKRERAFWRLYGSDLPKMNKFGEFHRPIVSIDINVSLALPGKGYDVPVGAVLAHAGRHRYGDASFLVPSPEDAVIDLAAHIYKTSTTLRFMNRGKHRQLLKYVDIAEVVRRAGPDLSWDLLLERVDEYAVAGPVFYGLAHLRMLFPDAVPADALTALRQRCPEPERLLNEYGQWDLPEPRAWQQDFLTRFFDPDADRDLPASKSLV
- a CDS encoding aldo/keto reductase, producing MEFHQLGRSGLRVSTVTLGTFNFGGPTDEAAAEEIIHTALDAGVNLVDTANAYQDGRSEQILGKAIRHRRDDVLIATKCYNEVGPGPNDWGNSAYAVKRECERSLRRLGVDHIDIFHLHRHDLRTPVEETLGALADLVREGKIRYIGTSTMPSPEEMAEQPGLGVVPTWRLVEMAVLARGSLGAPGPIAEQSPYNLLEREVERDILPICREYGVGFVAYSPLAMGYLSERFLGEPPADARFTEWWSPRGTVWEPVQRALAALLELAAEHEQSLPEFAHSWLSGSSDVTSTIIGPRTLDQLTLALRATETTVDAQARQAVDAIVAPGSSLWFRTIEQGHRGTRDSEES
- a CDS encoding NAD(P)-dependent oxidoreductase, with product MSQGMNDLTSRRPVVLLTDDGLLSEFWAFLRERLEERLSPTCDIRYLDVRESDLAAADWADIDAVALFGGDLTHDMIAAATRLKVVASETDTCGIEAMDALWDAGIPFVEGTPGWGQSVAECGLSLILCGLRRIPQWHHEVITGFRPWDYPYVQFCDDPRFANGTVAGKTVGIIGVGEIGGRIASWCAMLGATVLAYDPYRSPERFAEVSAESVDLGRLVRDSEILVVAAPDTPSVTGVVDRDHVFALRRGALVVTITRAAAIDAAALRERVLADELAWAADVYDVEPLPEGDPLIGRHNVVHLPHIAGRTRDANIAVADIVADDILRVLAGEQPRHPLTPQRLQVRLGRTPAARHGKDGTGG
- the glf gene encoding UDP-galactopyranose mutase encodes the protein MTFEGYDLVVVGSGLFGLTIAERTAAELDKRVLVLERRDHHGGNAYSEVDPDTGIEVHRYGPHIFHTSNERIWAYVNRFTEFTGYRHKAFTLYQGQVYPLPVNLATICQFFGRYLTPDEARALIADQAAEIGQLPPDPSHEEKGISLVGRPLYDAFFRGYTAKQWQTDPKELPGSVIARLPVRFDFNNRYFNDTYEGLPVDGYTAWLSRMAADPRIDLRLNTDFFELADAIPDGTPVVYTGPLDRYFRYSGGRLGWRTLDFEREVAPVRDYQGTTTINYAEESVPFTRNVEYRHMHPERSYRGDRTVLVREYSRSAGDQDEPYYPINTAGDRDALRTYRMLARQETAERNVLFGGRLGTYQYLDMHMAIGSALAMFENRIVPYFRDRRPLGSTGPTTDDKE
- a CDS encoding phosphotransferase family protein, encoding MTERETNRVLVVRPLAVLKLYTAAWRRDTEVTALESLRGRAPVPAVIGSATFGRHSAALIRYVRGSAPNPASALDVRASVAALRAAHTITGPAFGRLHAPDQPSWAGFLAGRLDSYAETLATLGLTAQARQCRTLHHALDVLEDTRPHLLHSDPNPGNVILTEHGPVLVDWELATFGDPDLDLVRLAWEWRLPPARWAEWVGLDPRSPTVDLYLRLHLFSRLMSASSRPGAASAALAHRCLTELTDLYDGVHSPGGSDAS
- a CDS encoding phosphotransferase family protein; this encodes MQADAAIDILTSVVPQAAPLGATPVTKGIFSTGWRVHTTDGDYLVKINEDSRAADDFLGARRATETALAHGVPVPRLLGSGSDGDGHAFLVQEWIDGTDAEDHFAARDGRERRRVLERLGAVLARLHDIPYTVEGPTSIHDTVAVKIRRYAARAARLEIFTPSDLDRLVAKLLELVTEVLPSMSPRLTHLDVHLPNVLVDRSGDVWLLDMDFARPGDPVEDFVKLDWWCFADDTERAAFHTAYAAHRTHPTPPRDVEAGLHLHKIITALSYVALFAEKEPQAVAEWKQRLSDERRSAAWLLGEAVT